From Meiothermus sp., a single genomic window includes:
- a CDS encoding polyprenyl synthetase family protein, protein MTAAFSLAQVREAIQRYLLEALPKPEAYQRPELAEYARLLRDYPERGGKMLRGMLLVYTGLAYGAKLEALLPVAAALELFQNWALIHDDIEDASEERRGKPALHKLYGMPLALNAGDALHARMWAILIKAQVPHTVLSEFVKLVELTAQGQHLEMTWMERQRFDLQEADYLEMVGQKAAYYTAVAPLRLGALAAGVEPPVVFEEAGMKLGIGFQIVDDVLNLEGDPAKYGKEIAGDLWEGKRTLILLHFLQKADPDERARAEHLLRIPREQKPAAEVGWLHERLLQSGAVAYAQRAAEALLTEGLKQLEPVLLEAPQKDFAVGVLGVLQSLVRREA, encoded by the coding sequence ATGACCGCTGCTTTCTCCTTAGCCCAGGTACGCGAGGCCATTCAGCGCTATTTGCTGGAAGCCTTGCCCAAGCCCGAGGCCTACCAGCGCCCTGAACTGGCCGAGTATGCCCGGCTTTTGCGCGACTACCCCGAGCGCGGCGGCAAGATGTTGCGCGGCATGCTGCTGGTCTATACCGGGCTGGCCTATGGGGCCAAACTCGAGGCCCTGCTTCCGGTAGCAGCCGCCCTCGAGCTCTTCCAAAACTGGGCCCTAATCCACGACGATATCGAGGATGCTTCCGAAGAACGGCGGGGTAAGCCCGCCTTGCACAAGCTCTACGGAATGCCCCTGGCGCTGAATGCAGGTGACGCCCTGCACGCCCGGATGTGGGCCATCCTGATCAAGGCCCAGGTGCCCCACACGGTTCTTTCGGAGTTTGTGAAGCTGGTCGAACTGACTGCGCAAGGGCAACACCTCGAGATGACCTGGATGGAGCGCCAGCGCTTCGACCTGCAGGAGGCCGATTATTTGGAGATGGTGGGGCAGAAGGCTGCTTACTACACGGCCGTGGCTCCTCTGCGGCTGGGCGCCCTGGCCGCTGGGGTGGAGCCGCCGGTAGTCTTTGAAGAAGCCGGGATGAAACTGGGGATTGGTTTTCAGATTGTGGATGATGTACTCAACCTCGAGGGCGACCCCGCCAAGTACGGCAAGGAAATCGCAGGCGACCTGTGGGAGGGCAAGCGCACCTTAATCTTGCTGCACTTTTTGCAAAAGGCCGATCCAGACGAGCGGGCACGGGCCGAACACCTGCTGCGCATCCCGCGGGAACAAAAACCCGCTGCCGAGGTGGGCTGGCTGCACGAGCGCCTCTTGCAGTCGGGCGCGGTGGCCTACGCCCAGCGGGCGGCCGAGGCCCTGCTGACGGAAGGGCTGAAGCAACTGGAACCGGTGCTGCTTGAGGCGCCCCAAAAAGATTTCGCTGTGGGGGTGCTGGGGGTACTGCAAAGCCTGGTGCGGCGCGAGGCCTGA
- a CDS encoding LLM class flavin-dependent oxidoreductase has protein sequence MEPMPFELGLYTFVENTPDPYTGQLQAPAERMRDLLETAELAEQVGLDVFAVGEHHREEYLSSAPAVILAAIAARTRRIRLSSAVTVLSSDDPVRVFQQFATLDLLSQGRAEIMAGRGSFIESFPLFGYDLHDYNELFEEKLRLLLKIREQERVTWSGKHRPALEDQPIYPRPVQNPLPVWVAVGGTPASVVRAASLGLPMALAIIGGMPERFAPLFDLYRQTARRLNQSPQPLSINAHGFIADDPKEALEVSYATSSPIMNRIGRERGWPPQSRAQYEAGTSLRGALFVGSPEQIIEKILFQHEIFGHQRFLLQLSVGTVPHQKMLRAIELFGTEVAPVVRREIARRAGSVAV, from the coding sequence ATGGAACCCATGCCCTTCGAGCTCGGGCTCTACACCTTTGTCGAAAATACCCCCGATCCCTATACCGGGCAACTGCAAGCTCCGGCGGAGCGCATGCGCGACTTGCTGGAAACCGCCGAGCTGGCCGAGCAGGTGGGTCTGGACGTGTTTGCGGTGGGTGAGCACCACAGAGAAGAGTATCTCTCGAGCGCCCCCGCAGTTATTCTGGCCGCCATCGCCGCACGCACCCGCCGCATCCGCCTGAGCAGTGCCGTGACGGTGCTCAGCTCCGACGACCCGGTGCGGGTGTTCCAGCAGTTTGCCACGCTCGACCTGCTCTCGCAGGGGCGGGCCGAGATCATGGCCGGGCGGGGTTCTTTCATCGAGTCGTTTCCCCTGTTCGGCTACGATTTGCATGATTACAACGAACTATTCGAGGAAAAACTGCGGCTATTGCTCAAAATTCGCGAGCAGGAGCGGGTAACCTGGAGCGGCAAACACCGGCCTGCGCTCGAGGATCAGCCCATTTACCCCCGCCCCGTGCAGAATCCGCTGCCGGTCTGGGTCGCGGTGGGCGGCACCCCGGCCTCGGTGGTGCGGGCTGCCAGCCTGGGCCTGCCCATGGCCCTGGCCATCATCGGGGGGATGCCGGAGCGTTTTGCCCCCCTCTTCGATCTCTACCGCCAGACCGCCCGCCGCCTGAACCAGAGTCCACAGCCCCTTTCCATCAACGCCCACGGTTTTATCGCCGACGACCCCAAGGAGGCCCTCGAGGTCTCCTACGCCACCAGCAGCCCCATCATGAACCGCATCGGGCGCGAGCGCGGCTGGCCCCCCCAAAGCCGCGCTCAGTACGAGGCCGGCACCAGCCTGCGTGGAGCGCTCTTTGTGGGCAGCCCGGAGCAGATCATCGAGAAAATTCTGTTCCAGCACGAAATCTTCGGACACCAGCGGTTCTTGCTGCAACTGAGCGTGGGCACCGTGCCACACCAGAAAATG